CTTTTGTATTCGCCCTATTCTGAACTACAAAATGACGCATACGCTTGGTAGCATTCCACTGTATGCGACTTATCATGGTCAGGGCAGCATATTGCTAAGTTTAACGGTGCTGGCCTGTACGCTATGGGCTTATACTGCTCACTCTTAGCTTAAATTTTTTATATTTAATCATGTTAATTTTTATTCATTTCAACATGATAAAAATCTGTAAATAGCGCCTAAAAAGAATTAAAAAAAGCCCTCAGTTGAGGGCTTTTTTTATGAAAGATTAATCTTCCATATGTTGAATAATGGCATCACCAAATTCCGAACAGCGCAACAAGGTTGCACCCGGCATTAAACGCTCAAAATCGTAAGTCACCGTTTTAGCTGAAATCGCTCCTGAAATACCTTTAATAATCAGGTCAGCTGCTTCCGTCCATCCCATATCGCGAAGCATCATTTCAGCAGATAGAATGATTGAACCCGGGTTTACTTTATCTTGTCCGGCATATTTAGGTGCTGTGCCATGCGTTGCTTCATAAACAGCAATTGCTCCACCAATATTTGCACCCGGTGCAATACCAATTCCGCCGACTTCTGCTGCCAATGCATCAGAAATATAATCACCGTTTAAATTAAGCGTTGCAATCACTGAATAATCAGCAGGACGCATCAAAATTTGCTGTAAGAAGGCATCTGCAATTACATCTTTAATAACGATGTCTTTACCAGTTCTAGGATTTTTAATTTTGACCCACGGCCCACCATCAATTAGTTCTCCACCGAAACGATCTAGAGCCAATTCATACCCCCACTCTTTAAAGGCGCCTTCGGTATATTTCATAATATTTCCCTTATGAACAAGGGTTACCGATGGTTTGTCATTATCTATTGCAAACTGAATAGCCTTACGTACTAAACGCTGCGAGCCTTCTTTAGAAACAGGCTTAATCCCAATACCGCATCCTTCTGGAAAACGAATTTTGGTGACGCCCATTTCTTCTTGAAGGAACCTAATCACTTTTTTGGCTTCTTCAGAATCGGCTTTCCACTCAATACCAGCATAAATGTCTTCTGAGTTTTCACGGAAAATAACCATGTCGGTTAATTCAGGGTGCTGAACTGGTGAAGGAACACCTTTAAACCAACGCACAGGGCGTACACACACGTACAAGTCTAATTCTTGGCGCAAAGCCACATTCAATGAACGAATGCCACCGCCGACTGGAGTCGTTAATGGGCCTTTAATTGAAACCACAAACTCGCGAAGCGCTTCAAAGGTTTCTTCGGGCATGTAAGTGCCATAAATTTTATTGGCTTTTTCACCGCAGTACACTTCCATCCATTCGATAGAACGTTTGCCGCCATAAGCTTTTAAAATAGCCGCATCGACAACTGTTTTCATGGTGGGCGTAATATCTACACCAATACCATCGCCTTCAATGAACGGAATAATTGGATGATTTGGTACGTTTAGTGACAGGTCTGCTTTTACTTTAATTTTATCGCCATCGGCAGGCACCACAATCTTCTGATAACCCATTGTGTCGATTCTCCCTTTTATAATATTTAACTAACCAAACAAAAATAATTATCGATAAACAATACTTTCAACTTTTATTAACGCATAATAGCTTAATCGAATTTAATCCTTTTTGAGATTTATGTGGGAAATAAGCAAATTTCACACTTAAATATAGCTCAATGTTTTACTGCTTATTTGAAAGAAGAAGTCATTTTTTATGAAAATCGTCATTCTCAACAAACCATATGACGTTCTCTCCCAGTTTCGTAAAGACGAAGCGCACATGACGGTCTCTGACTTTATAGATGACCCGACTTTGCGTATAGCAGGTCGTCTTGATATGGACTCTGAGGGTTTAGTTTTCTTAACTGATCATGGTGGTTTGAATCAGTACATTACCAATCCAGCGAATAAAAAATACAAAACGTATTTAGTTCAAGTTGATGGTGATGTTACTGAAGAAGCTTTAGAAAAATTACGTAAAGGCATCGAACTGAACGATGGTATGACTTTACCAGCTAAAGCGATTAAGGTAAGTGAACCTGAATGGGTATGGGACCGTGATCCTCCTGTACGTTACCGTGCCAACATTCCAACGTCTTGGATTGAGATCTCTATTTGTGAAGGTCGTAACCGCCAAGTTCGCCGCATGACCTCTGCGGTAGGTTTCCCGACTTTACGTCTCATTCGTACTAAAATCGGCTCAATTGATTTAGTTCAATTAGGGTTACAGCCGGGTGAAACTAAAGAAATCGAACCTCTACTCTACCCTGACTTTAAAGATGTTCCGGCTGAAGAACCTTATCGTTCACGTTCTTATGTGAAAAAGCCAGGTGGTACAGGCGGTAAACCAATGGTTCGTAAAAATAAAGATGGTTCTGCGAAAAAGTCGGGTACAAAGCGTATCTGGCAAATGGATGAAAGTGAAAAGCCACGTCGTAAGACTAACGGTACAACTCGTCCAAATACCAAAGCTCCACGTGGTCGTGGCCGCAATAGTCGATAAGATTTAAACTTTAAAAAAGCTCACATCAGTGGGCTTTTTTATTGGACTTTATAAAATAAAAAAGCCGGTGCATAGGCACCGGCTTTAAGCTATTTACTGACGAATCAGTAATTAAGCTTGAACAGTTGAAAGCGCTGCATTAAATGTCGCACTTGGGCGCATTACTGCATTTACTTTCACTGGATCAATTGCGTAGTAACCACCGATGTCGGCTGCTTTGCCTTGTACTTGAGCAAGCTCAGCAACGATCTTTTGTTCGTTTTCAGCTAATGCTTTTGCAAGTGGAGCAAATTTAGCTTTCAACTCAGCATCTTCGTTTTGAGCAGCAAGTGCTTCAGCCCAGTAAAGAGATAAGTAGAAATGGCTACCACGGTTGTCAATCTCACCTGTACGGCGTGATGGTGACTTGCCATTATCAAGTAACTTATCTGTTGCTTCATCAAGCGTCTTCGCAAGCAACTTAGCACGAGCATTATTTTCTTTAATGCCCATTTCTTCTAAAGAAGCTGCAAGTGCAAGGAACTCACCGAGCGAATCCCAACGTAAGTGGTTTTCTTCAACAAGTTGTTGTACGTGTTTAGGTGCTGAACCGCCCGCACCAGTTTCGTACATACCACCACCCGCCATAAGCGGAACGATAGACAACATTTTCGCAGAAGTACCAAGTTCCATAATTGGGAACAAGTCAGTTAAGTAGTCGCGTAAGATGTTACCAGTTACAGAAATTGTATCTAGGCCACGAACTACACGCTCAAGTGTGTAACGCATTGCACGTACTTGAGACATGATTTGGATATCAAGACCAGTCGTGTCATGATCTTTTAAGTACTTCTGTACTTTCTTGATCAATTCATTTTCGTGTGGACGGTATGGGTCAAGCCAGAAGATCGCAGGCATGCCTGAGTTACGTGCACGAGTTACTGCAAGTTTTACCCAGTCACGAATCGGAGCGTCTTTCACCTGACACATACGCCAGATATCGCCTTCTTCAACATTTTGAGTCAATAACACTTCGCCAGTGTCAAGGTCAGTAATGTTTGCAATACCAGCTTCTGGAATCTCAAAAGTTTTGTCGTGAGAACCGTATTCTTCAGCTTTTTGAGCCATCAAACCAACGTTTGGTACTGTACCCATAGTCTTCGGATCGAAGTTACCATGCCATTTACAGAAATTGATCATTTCTTGGTAAATACGGGCAAATGTTGATTCAGGCATTACTGCTTTAGCATCGTATTGCTTACCATCAGCACCCCACATTTTACCACCAGCACGGATCATTGCAGGCATAGAAGCATCTACGATGATGTCGTTAGGTGAATGGAAGTTAGTGATGCCTTTTGCAGAGTCAACCATTGCAAGTGCAGGACGGTGTTCTTGGCAAGCGTGTAAGTCTTCGATGATTTCTTCACGTAATGAAGTAGGAAGAGTTTCGATTTTCTCGTATAACCCAGCCATACCGTTGTTTACGTTAATACCAAGTTCGTCGAATAACTTACCGTGTTTTTCAAAAGCGTCTTTGTAGTAGATTTTCACACAGTGACCGAAAACGATCGGGTGTGAAACTTTCATCATTGTCGCTTTTACGTGTAAAGAGAACAAAATTCCTGCTTCTTTACAATCATCAAGTTCTTTTTCATAGAAATCACAAAGTGCTTTCTTGCTCATGAACATTGAGTCAATGATTTCGCCTTCTTGAAGCGCAACTTTTGGCTTAAGAACAATGCTCTTGCCACTGTTCGTGATAAGTTCCATTTTTACATTGCGTGCGCGGTCAAGCGTCATTGACTTTTCACCGTGGTAGAAGTCGCCTTCTTCCATGTGTGAAACGTGAGTTTGTGACCACTGTTTCCACTCGCTCATTGAGTGAGGGTGTTTTTTAGCGTAATTTTTAACGGCAGCAGGAGCACGGCGGTCAGAGTTACCCTCACGAAGAACTGGGTTTACTGCTGAACCTAGGCATTTGCCATAACGAGCTTTAATTGCTTTTTCTTCTTCATTCGCCGGGTTTTCCGGATAATCAGGAACTGCAAAACCTTTAGATTGAAGTTCTTTAATACATGCTGTCAATTGCGCAACAGAGGCACTAATATTCGGGAGTTTGATAATGTTAGTATCTGGATCTTGTGTAAGACGACCTAGCTCAGCAAGGTTGTCGGATACCTTTTGCTCTTCACTTAGGTAGTCAGCGAATTCTGCGAGCACACGTGCAGCTACAGAGATGTCACTTTTAACAATCTCGATACCTGCTGGCTTAGTAAAGGTCTCAATGATCGGCAGTAGCGAATAAGTCGCCAATAATGGCGCCTCGTCAGTCAGTGTGTAAATGATAGTTGACTTTTCACCAGCCATATA
This window of the Acinetobacter sp. XH1741 genome carries:
- a CDS encoding rRNA large subunit pseudouridine synthase E, with the protein product MKIVILNKPYDVLSQFRKDEAHMTVSDFIDDPTLRIAGRLDMDSEGLVFLTDHGGLNQYITNPANKKYKTYLVQVDGDVTEEALEKLRKGIELNDGMTLPAKAIKVSEPEWVWDRDPPVRYRANIPTSWIEISICEGRNRQVRRMTSAVGFPTLRLIRTKIGSIDLVQLGLQPGETKEIEPLLYPDFKDVPAEEPYRSRSYVKKPGGTGGKPMVRKNKDGSAKKSGTKRIWQMDESEKPRRKTNGTTRPNTKAPRGRGRNSR
- the icd gene encoding NADP-dependent isocitrate dehydrogenase, giving the protein MGYQKIVVPADGDKIKVKADLSLNVPNHPIIPFIEGDGIGVDITPTMKTVVDAAILKAYGGKRSIEWMEVYCGEKANKIYGTYMPEETFEALREFVVSIKGPLTTPVGGGIRSLNVALRQELDLYVCVRPVRWFKGVPSPVQHPELTDMVIFRENSEDIYAGIEWKADSEEAKKVIRFLQEEMGVTKIRFPEGCGIGIKPVSKEGSQRLVRKAIQFAIDNDKPSVTLVHKGNIMKYTEGAFKEWGYELALDRFGGELIDGGPWVKIKNPRTGKDIVIKDVIADAFLQQILMRPADYSVIATLNLNGDYISDALAAEVGGIGIAPGANIGGAIAVYEATHGTAPKYAGQDKVNPGSIILSAEMMLRDMGWTEAADLIIKGISGAISAKTVTYDFERLMPGATLLRCSEFGDAIIQHMED
- a CDS encoding NADP-dependent isocitrate dehydrogenase, with amino-acid sequence MAGEKSTIIYTLTDEAPLLATYSLLPIIETFTKPAGIEIVKSDISVAARVLAEFADYLSEEQKVSDNLAELGRLTQDPDTNIIKLPNISASVAQLTACIKELQSKGFAVPDYPENPANEEEKAIKARYGKCLGSAVNPVLREGNSDRRAPAAVKNYAKKHPHSMSEWKQWSQTHVSHMEEGDFYHGEKSMTLDRARNVKMELITNSGKSIVLKPKVALQEGEIIDSMFMSKKALCDFYEKELDDCKEAGILFSLHVKATMMKVSHPIVFGHCVKIYYKDAFEKHGKLFDELGINVNNGMAGLYEKIETLPTSLREEIIEDLHACQEHRPALAMVDSAKGITNFHSPNDIIVDASMPAMIRAGGKMWGADGKQYDAKAVMPESTFARIYQEMINFCKWHGNFDPKTMGTVPNVGLMAQKAEEYGSHDKTFEIPEAGIANITDLDTGEVLLTQNVEEGDIWRMCQVKDAPIRDWVKLAVTRARNSGMPAIFWLDPYRPHENELIKKVQKYLKDHDTTGLDIQIMSQVRAMRYTLERVVRGLDTISVTGNILRDYLTDLFPIMELGTSAKMLSIVPLMAGGGMYETGAGGSAPKHVQQLVEENHLRWDSLGEFLALAASLEEMGIKENNARAKLLAKTLDEATDKLLDNGKSPSRRTGEIDNRGSHFYLSLYWAEALAAQNEDAELKAKFAPLAKALAENEQKIVAELAQVQGKAADIGGYYAIDPVKVNAVMRPSATFNAALSTVQA